In the Sphingobacterium sp. PCS056 genome, ATGCTGTAACACAGTATTTTATAACAAGTGACCTTCAGGGTAAGGATAAAGTGCATGTTGGAGTTTTAAAATATGAGCGTAAAAGATGGGTGCTATTTACCAGTTTATTTCTCTTCTTGGCATTTGCTATTGTTCGTTTTTTCTTTTCTTCAGATGTCAAATTAATAGTTTCCGCCTATTTTAACGAACGTATAATTGTACAGGTCAGTAAGGAAGATACCATTCTCACATCTTGGCCTTTTATTTTTTTATATCTTCTTTTCTCTTTAGCCCTTAGTCTTTTTGTCTGTATATTTTATGCTTATATCTTACAGCGGTTTGATTTCCTGTCATTTACCAATTATTTAAAAGTTTCAGCGATAATTGCAATTATATTTGCTTTGAAAATAGGGTTTATTCGATTTATCGCATTTGTTTTTGAAATACAGCGTTTGGTGAAAGAATATGTTACAATCTTATATTTAATTTACTTTAATTCATTGTTATTTTTACTGCCGATTGTACTTGTCGTAAGTCTTGTCCCACTCAGTTATCTGTCTTATATCTTTAGTTTCACTGTAA is a window encoding:
- a CDS encoding DUF4271 domain-containing protein produces the protein MQVRLSYVIQFIFFFFMLFVQQAKGQELTDSMAVLSTDSTAVQDTLAQVMVPKGQELLHLSVAKPYRILDIVGDEIVLHNLNSYAVTQYFITSDLQGKDKVHVGVLKYERKRWVLFTSLFLFLAFAIVRFFFSSDVKLIVSAYFNERIIVQVSKEDTILTSWPFIFLYLLFSLALSLFVCIFYAYILQRFDFLSFTNYLKVSAIIAIIFALKIGFIRFIAFVFEIQRLVKEYVTILYLIYFNSLLFLLPIVLVVSLVPLSYLSYIFSFTVIVGILLFSYRFLRTALNVVSQQQFSVFYLILYLCCLEIAPILILVRLLS